The following are encoded together in the Gemmatimonadota bacterium genome:
- the ffh gene encoding signal recognition particle protein, whose translation MFDHLGDRIDGALKRLRGRGVLNERMVDEGLRDLRRALLEADVNFRVAKDFLAKVRERAVGREVMKAVRPGQQLVKIVHDELAALMGSGEVELARAKRGPTVILLVGLQGSGKTTSAAKLAHHVAVREGRGASRSASVLLAGCDLQRPAAIEQLKTLAGRVGASFTAGEAGGDPVAAAKLARREARDSDYLIVDAAGRLQFDDALMTELEAIRDAVRPHETLLVADAMTGQEAVGIAKGFNERVGITGVLLTKLDGDSRGGAALSILGVTGRPIKFVGVGEGISDLERADPRRLAGRILRQGDVVGLVERAQAAIDEKESRAFEEKLKKGGRFTLQDMLSAMQQVQRMGPLDQVLKLVPGASRMKIPGKDVDPKRMKHVEAIILSMTPEERARPEIIDASRRVRISRGSGRPVAELNRLLKQYRQMNRMMPLMMRSVGKPGGPRIPGAGRLLGGN comes from the coding sequence GTGTTCGATCACCTCGGAGACAGGATCGACGGTGCGCTCAAGCGCCTGCGCGGCCGGGGCGTGCTCAACGAGCGGATGGTGGACGAAGGGCTCAGGGATCTGCGACGGGCGCTCCTGGAGGCGGACGTCAACTTCAGGGTCGCCAAGGACTTTCTGGCGAAGGTCAGGGAGAGGGCCGTCGGGCGCGAAGTGATGAAGGCCGTCCGTCCCGGTCAGCAGCTCGTCAAGATCGTCCACGACGAACTCGCCGCCCTCATGGGTTCGGGTGAAGTCGAGCTAGCCCGGGCGAAACGCGGTCCCACCGTAATTCTGCTGGTGGGGCTCCAAGGCTCCGGCAAGACCACGAGCGCAGCCAAGCTGGCGCACCACGTGGCGGTCCGGGAGGGACGAGGGGCTTCCAGGTCGGCATCGGTCTTGCTTGCAGGATGCGATCTTCAACGTCCGGCGGCGATCGAGCAGCTGAAGACCCTTGCGGGCCGGGTGGGGGCGTCATTCACTGCCGGCGAAGCCGGTGGAGACCCGGTGGCCGCCGCGAAGCTGGCTCGGCGCGAGGCGCGCGACAGCGATTACCTCATCGTGGATGCGGCCGGCAGGCTCCAGTTCGACGACGCCCTCATGACCGAGCTCGAAGCGATCCGCGACGCCGTTCGACCGCACGAGACCCTCCTGGTCGCCGACGCGATGACGGGGCAGGAGGCGGTCGGGATCGCGAAGGGCTTCAACGAGCGGGTGGGTATCACCGGCGTCCTCCTCACCAAGCTCGACGGCGACTCCCGCGGCGGAGCGGCTCTCTCCATACTCGGCGTCACCGGGAGGCCGATCAAGTTCGTCGGAGTCGGGGAGGGGATCTCCGACCTCGAGCGCGCCGACCCCAGGAGACTGGCGGGCCGCATTCTCCGCCAGGGCGACGTGGTGGGGCTGGTGGAGCGGGCTCAGGCGGCCATCGACGAAAAGGAGTCGCGCGCCTTCGAGGAAAAACTGAAGAAAGGAGGTCGCTTCACCCTCCAGGACATGCTCTCGGCCATGCAGCAGGTGCAGCGCATGGGTCCCCTGGACCAAGTGCTCAAGCTGGTTCCCGGCGCTTCGCGCATGAAGATCCCCGGCAAGGACGTCGATCCGAAACGCATGAAGCATGTCGAGGCCATCATCCTCTCCATGACGCCGGAGGAACGTGCTCGTCCGGAGATTATCGACGCATCCAGGAGGGTACGGATCTCGCGCGGAAGCGGAAGACCTGTGGCCGAGCTCAACCGACTGCTCAAGCAGTATCGGCAGATGAACAGGATGATGCCGCTGATGATGAGGTCGGTCGGCAAGCCGGGCGGCCCGAGGATTCCGGGTGCGGGAAGATTGCTGGGGGGAAATTAG
- the rimM gene encoding 16S rRNA processing protein RimM gives MTDSPTRLIVGRIGRPHGTRGAVVVHPLTDRPDWVYRQGFELTASANENSAEDLRRLVVGEVKPANKGLIVHFAGVGDRNEASRLKHLLLFAPLEALAPLEEGEFFHFELVGLEVVTRTGERVGRVEDLLDVGESKLLQVGTGSRPCLVPYRPEFVVEVDLDENRMVIAPPEGLLEL, from the coding sequence TTGACGGATAGCCCGACCCGGCTGATCGTCGGGCGGATCGGACGGCCGCACGGCACTCGCGGAGCGGTCGTGGTCCATCCGCTCACGGACCGGCCTGACTGGGTATATCGCCAAGGGTTCGAACTCACCGCCTCGGCGAACGAGAACTCGGCCGAAGACTTGCGGCGTCTGGTCGTGGGAGAGGTGAAACCGGCCAACAAGGGCCTGATAGTGCATTTCGCCGGAGTCGGAGATCGGAACGAGGCCTCCCGACTCAAACACCTGTTGCTCTTCGCTCCGCTCGAGGCTCTGGCTCCCCTCGAGGAAGGCGAGTTCTTCCATTTCGAGCTTGTGGGGCTCGAGGTGGTCACCCGTACGGGAGAACGAGTGGGCCGTGTAGAGGACCTGCTCGATGTCGGTGAGAGCAAGCTGTTGCAGGTCGGGACAGGCAGCAGGCCCTGCCTGGTGCCTTATCGACCGGAATTCGTAGTGGAGGTGGATCTCGATGAGAATCGAATGGTGATCGCTCCTCCCGAAGGTCTCCTGGAGCTGTAA
- the rplS gene encoding 50S ribosomal protein L19, with protein sequence MPNVIRDFELQNLRDDLPEFHPGDTVRVLYRVREGTKERLQPYEGVCIARKHGGLDETFTVRKVSGGVGVERIFPLQAPTVAGIEVIRRGRVRRAKLYYLRGRRGKSARIPEKRVRR encoded by the coding sequence ATGCCCAACGTTATCAGAGATTTCGAGCTGCAGAACCTGAGGGACGATCTGCCCGAGTTCCATCCGGGCGACACGGTCCGCGTTCTCTACCGCGTGCGGGAAGGAACCAAGGAGCGTCTCCAGCCTTACGAGGGCGTCTGCATCGCCCGCAAGCACGGAGGTCTGGACGAGACCTTCACTGTCCGCAAGGTCTCCGGTGGCGTCGGCGTCGAGCGTATCTTCCCGCTCCAGGCCCCCACGGTGGCCGGCATCGAGGTGATTCGCAGAGGTCGGGTAAGGCGGGCCAAGCTCTATTATCTGCGCGGTCGTCGAGGCAAGTCGGCGCGGATTCCGGAGAAGCGCGTCCGTCGGTAA
- the trpS gene encoding tryptophan--tRNA ligase → MSAESTQPRPAPAGNDEAAAPPSQRRERIFSGMQPSGEAHLGNYLGALRRWVKMQEAYDCVWCIVDQHAITAGGDPADLPGNVFDLAVSYLAVGLDPERAIIFVQSDVKEHTELAWLFNAVTPVGDLERMTQYKDKSSRFESVPAGIFNYPILQAADILLYKADGVPVGEDQRQHLELSREIARRFNAAYGKTFPVTRPLISRQVGRILGLDGSAKMSKSLGNTIGILAEPPQVRKRLRTAVTDPKRVRRSDPGDPEVCNVFALHAHFTDEERRTEIGEACRKAEIGCVECKRSLSDSVSEAFTPYRERAATYREHPSRVREILEDGAKRARAVAGATIAEVRSRMGIDWRRAVPLPTVTGPAAITRPDPAATRTR, encoded by the coding sequence ATGTCCGCCGAATCCACGCAACCCAGACCGGCTCCTGCCGGCAACGACGAAGCCGCCGCTCCGCCGAGTCAGCGCCGCGAGCGGATTTTCAGCGGCATGCAGCCCTCCGGCGAGGCGCACCTGGGCAACTATCTGGGCGCTCTGCGACGCTGGGTGAAGATGCAGGAAGCGTACGACTGCGTCTGGTGCATCGTCGACCAGCACGCGATCACCGCAGGCGGGGATCCCGCAGACCTTCCGGGCAACGTCTTCGATCTGGCGGTCTCTTACCTGGCGGTGGGCCTCGACCCCGAACGGGCGATCATCTTCGTGCAGTCCGACGTAAAGGAGCACACCGAACTGGCGTGGCTCTTCAACGCGGTGACCCCGGTGGGAGATCTCGAGCGCATGACGCAGTACAAGGACAAGTCGAGCCGATTCGAGTCGGTCCCGGCCGGCATCTTCAACTATCCCATCCTCCAAGCCGCGGACATTCTTCTCTACAAGGCGGACGGGGTCCCGGTAGGGGAGGATCAGCGCCAGCATCTCGAACTCTCCCGGGAGATCGCGCGCAGATTCAACGCCGCGTACGGAAAGACCTTTCCCGTTACCAGACCGCTAATCAGCCGGCAAGTCGGGCGCATTCTCGGTCTGGATGGCAGCGCCAAGATGAGCAAGTCGCTCGGCAACACGATAGGCATACTGGCGGAGCCTCCCCAGGTCCGGAAGAGGTTGCGGACCGCGGTTACCGATCCCAAGAGGGTTCGACGGAGCGACCCCGGCGATCCCGAGGTGTGCAACGTCTTCGCTCTGCACGCGCACTTCACCGACGAGGAACGACGCACCGAGATCGGCGAGGCCTGCCGCAAGGCGGAGATCGGTTGCGTCGAGTGCAAACGCTCGCTTTCCGATTCCGTCAGCGAGGCCTTCACGCCTTACCGGGAGCGAGCCGCGACTTACCGGGAACATCCGTCGCGGGTTCGTGAAATCCTCGAAGACGGCGCGAAACGGGCCCGGGCCGTCGCTGGCGCGACAATCGCCGAGGTCCGGAGCAGGATGGGGATCGATTGGAGACGCGCGGTTCCTCTCCCCACAGTGACCGGGCCGGCCGCGATTACCCGACCTGATCCCGCAGCGACACGAACGCGCTAG
- the trmD gene encoding tRNA (guanosine(37)-N1)-methyltransferase TrmD — protein sequence MRINLVTLFPEYFTAPLSLSILGRAAAAGLVSYRVLDLREYARDRHRTADDLPYGGGAGMVLKPEPFFRAVDEIGQAGAVVLLSARGRHFSHDDAVRLSVRPDLTLLCGHYKDVDQRVADHLATEELSVGDFVLSGGEPAALAVVDAVVRLIPGALGDHEAASTDSFYDRGGLSAPSYTRPPSYRGHEVPAVLRSGDHKRIAHWRAEQAEHLNRERGVDRARPRDPSTGRRSGGS from the coding sequence ATGCGCATCAACCTGGTCACGCTCTTCCCGGAGTACTTCACCGCGCCCCTCTCGCTCTCGATCCTCGGGCGCGCGGCGGCGGCGGGACTGGTCAGCTACCGTGTGCTCGATCTCCGGGAGTACGCCAGGGATCGGCACCGGACCGCGGACGACCTTCCCTACGGCGGAGGGGCCGGCATGGTGCTCAAGCCCGAGCCTTTCTTCCGGGCGGTCGACGAGATCGGACAGGCCGGCGCCGTCGTCCTCCTTTCGGCGCGCGGCAGGCATTTCAGCCACGACGACGCCGTGCGGCTATCGGTCCGACCCGACCTCACCCTGCTCTGCGGGCACTACAAGGACGTGGATCAGCGAGTGGCCGATCACCTGGCGACCGAGGAGCTCAGCGTGGGCGACTTCGTGCTCTCGGGAGGCGAGCCTGCGGCCCTGGCCGTGGTCGACGCCGTGGTCAGACTCATTCCCGGAGCCCTGGGGGATCACGAGGCCGCCTCGACCGATTCCTTCTACGACCGAGGCGGGCTCAGCGCCCCCTCGTACACCCGGCCTCCATCCTATCGCGGTCACGAGGTGCCCGCCGTTCTGCGTTCGGGGGACCACAAGCGCATCGCGCACTGGCGGGCCGAGCAGGCCGAACATCTGAATCGGGAAAGAGGCGTGGACCGAGCCCGGCCCCGGGATCCGTCCACGGGACGGCGATCGGGCGGTTCGTGA
- the rpsP gene encoding 30S ribosomal protein S16: MPTRIRLRRMGRKKKAHYRVVVADGASPRDGRFVETLGYYKPLSHPARLVIDLDAVDSWMERGAQPSNTVRSLIRKARKGGDGIVAVGEPQRNVESEAESQEREGTKAEMLAEEAAARAAEA; the protein is encoded by the coding sequence ATGCCAACCAGAATACGTCTCCGGCGCATGGGCCGGAAGAAGAAGGCTCACTACCGGGTCGTGGTAGCCGACGGCGCCTCTCCCAGGGACGGCCGCTTCGTCGAGACCTTGGGTTACTACAAGCCGCTTTCGCATCCTGCGCGACTCGTCATCGACCTCGACGCCGTCGATTCCTGGATGGAGCGGGGGGCGCAGCCGTCCAATACGGTGCGTTCCCTCATCCGCAAGGCCCGCAAAGGAGGCGACGGTATTGTGGCGGTGGGCGAGCCGCAGAGAAACGTCGAGTCCGAGGCCGAGAGCCAGGAGCGCGAAGGCACCAAGGCCGAGATGCTGGCGGAGGAGGCTGCCGCCCGGGCGGCCGAGGCCTGA
- a CDS encoding carboxypeptidase regulatory-like domain-containing protein: MVAVLFGLAPNAASLDAQNIRGFVFSEESGGPLEGVTARLLDQEYEEIGVATTDVLGRFSFDVPGPANLTVVVEYPGYLAAPQEIEVSALPLVMTSVTIGMASGRTDVAAEAEGDARTAFLRGKVIDFASGDGVEGAAVSEAGSGRTVLTRADGRFTYGELQPGPILVQVSRIGYQTQEWSVEVIPGSDYDAIIPLGEEVIELSGIDVTVRSRAVARRLLPIYERMERGLGGRFLTASDFQRRGYQSVGASIQGLPSVRARQAGTRWLVTFRRGVTNFEAGCDPEVWVDGIRVSRSGQYSEDFFAMNTLDVEIIELYPSPVSIPAEYGAGAMCAIGIWTKRGG, encoded by the coding sequence GTGGTCGCCGTCCTCTTCGGACTTGCTCCGAACGCCGCCAGCCTCGATGCGCAGAACATCCGAGGTTTCGTCTTCAGCGAGGAGTCCGGCGGACCGTTGGAAGGCGTGACGGCTCGCCTCCTCGACCAGGAATACGAGGAGATAGGAGTCGCGACCACCGACGTGCTGGGGCGTTTCTCCTTCGACGTCCCCGGCCCCGCGAACTTGACGGTGGTCGTCGAGTACCCCGGGTATCTCGCGGCGCCGCAGGAGATCGAGGTCTCGGCGCTTCCTCTGGTCATGACTTCGGTCACCATCGGCATGGCGTCGGGCAGGACCGATGTGGCGGCGGAGGCGGAAGGCGACGCGAGAACGGCATTCCTGCGCGGGAAGGTGATCGACTTCGCTTCCGGTGACGGTGTGGAGGGAGCCGCCGTCAGTGAAGCCGGTTCGGGGAGGACCGTGCTCACCCGCGCCGACGGGCGCTTCACCTACGGCGAGCTCCAGCCCGGTCCGATTCTCGTGCAGGTGAGTCGCATAGGTTACCAGACCCAGGAGTGGAGCGTCGAGGTGATCCCCGGCTCGGACTACGACGCCATCATCCCTCTAGGGGAAGAGGTCATCGAGCTCTCGGGAATCGACGTCACCGTGCGCTCCCGAGCGGTGGCACGCCGTCTGCTGCCGATCTACGAGCGCATGGAACGCGGACTCGGAGGACGCTTCCTCACCGCTTCCGACTTCCAACGTCGCGGCTATCAGAGCGTGGGCGCGAGCATCCAGGGACTCCCGAGCGTGAGGGCGCGGCAGGCGGGGACGCGCTGGCTCGTGACCTTCAGACGCGGCGTGACCAACTTCGAGGCGGGCTGCGATCCCGAGGTCTGGGTGGATGGCATTCGGGTGTCCCGCTCGGGACAGTACTCGGAGGACTTCTTCGCCATGAACACCCTCGATGTCGAGATCATCGAGCTCTACCCCAGCCCGGTGAGCATCCCCGCCGAGTACGGAGCCGGCGCCATGTGCGCCATCGGCATCTGGACCAAACGGGGAGGTTAG
- a CDS encoding dihydrodipicolinate synthase family protein, whose protein sequence is MIDLAGTHLAVPTPFDPVTEEVDREGFVHNLESWFAEPVSGVLVGGSTGESVLLDADERDALVRDARSVAGPDRIVVAGATGESTRSAITAVASVARAGADAALVSPPAYYRDAMTRPALLAHYESVAEAAPIPILVYQVPLRLSTIEFPTSVVAELSTLPNVVGIKDSRGDLGKATELVSACGDGFQVLVGSGSILLPALKAGAVGGIVAVGAFAPVLAAAVSNSFRTGGLEEAERAQALVTALHDAVVAGMGVPGVKAALDLVGMVGGAPRRPLGPLAAPRKVAMKALLEAAGVVGRTVGSRA, encoded by the coding sequence ATGATCGATCTCGCAGGTACCCACCTCGCGGTCCCGACGCCCTTCGACCCCGTGACCGAGGAGGTCGACCGCGAAGGCTTCGTCCACAACCTGGAGTCGTGGTTTGCGGAGCCCGTCTCGGGGGTCCTCGTCGGCGGATCCACCGGCGAGTCGGTCCTGCTCGACGCCGACGAACGCGACGCCCTCGTGCGGGATGCCCGTTCGGTGGCCGGGCCCGACAGGATCGTCGTCGCGGGTGCGACCGGAGAGTCCACGCGGTCGGCGATCACCGCGGTGGCCTCGGTCGCGAGGGCCGGCGCCGACGCCGCACTGGTGAGTCCGCCCGCCTACTACCGGGACGCGATGACCCGGCCGGCGCTGCTCGCCCACTACGAGAGCGTCGCCGAGGCCGCGCCGATTCCCATCCTCGTCTACCAGGTACCGCTGCGGCTCAGCACGATCGAGTTTCCGACCTCGGTGGTCGCCGAGCTCTCCACGCTGCCGAACGTGGTCGGGATCAAGGACTCCCGGGGCGATCTCGGGAAGGCGACCGAGCTCGTCTCCGCCTGCGGCGACGGCTTCCAGGTGCTCGTCGGCTCGGGAAGCATCCTCCTCCCCGCCCTGAAGGCGGGAGCGGTAGGCGGCATCGTCGCGGTCGGGGCCTTCGCACCGGTCTTGGCCGCAGCCGTCTCCAACTCCTTCCGGACCGGCGGTCTCGAAGAGGCGGAGCGCGCGCAGGCCTTGGTCACCGCCTTGCACGATGCGGTCGTGGCAGGTATGGGCGTACCGGGGGTGAAGGCCGCTCTCGACCTGGTGGGCATGGTCGGGGGAGCGCCCCGACGTCCGCTCGGACCGCTCGCCGCACCGCGCAAGGTGGCTATGAAAGCTCTGCTCGAGGCCGCCGGGGTCGTCGGGCGCACTGTCGGATCGAGAGCGTGA
- a CDS encoding amidohydrolase family protein: MSHLRTPTLAAFVLFGTVAACQPEAEPTVHDLVLAGGRVMDPESGADSVLNVGIRDGVVVSVTADTLLGEEVMDVSGLVVAPGFIDLHAHGQDPFSRDLQVRDGVTTALELESGGYPIEEWYAERQDWRINHGASASYSEARRLAFDSAAGETIYGRADEARVAEIQRHLEAELSRGALGVGLGLQYLPGAGRPEIFRMFQTAAEHGVTVFVHVRYSGVLEPTSAIAAVQEMVGNAAGTGASVHVVHIGSTGLSQMGPVLEMIAGAQEVGVDVTTEIYPYTAASTSIGSAIFDPGWRQRLGANYGDIEWVATGERLDAGSFARRRSQGGIVIAHIIPEEAMLQALVHPIVMVASDGVAFVNGRAHPRGAGTFARVLGRYSRDEGRLGLMEALRKMTLMPARRLEAMVPEMAAKGRVSPGADADLTVFDPETVLDRATFVDPDQPSTGIPHVLVGGVFVVRDGELVDFAEGTAPGRAIRRTRK; encoded by the coding sequence ATGTCCCACTTGAGAACCCCGACCCTAGCGGCATTTGTTCTGTTCGGTACTGTTGCCGCCTGCCAACCCGAAGCTGAGCCGACCGTCCACGATCTCGTGCTGGCCGGCGGTCGAGTGATGGACCCGGAGTCAGGAGCCGACTCGGTGCTGAACGTGGGAATTCGAGACGGCGTGGTGGTGTCGGTCACCGCAGACACCCTTCTGGGCGAGGAGGTGATGGACGTCTCCGGCCTCGTGGTCGCGCCGGGCTTCATCGACCTCCACGCGCACGGGCAGGACCCGTTCTCTCGCGACCTTCAGGTGCGTGACGGTGTCACCACGGCCCTCGAGCTCGAGAGCGGCGGCTATCCGATAGAAGAGTGGTACGCGGAGCGGCAGGATTGGCGCATCAACCACGGGGCGTCGGCAAGCTACTCGGAGGCGCGCCGTCTGGCCTTCGACAGCGCGGCCGGCGAGACCATCTACGGGCGGGCCGACGAGGCGCGGGTGGCCGAGATCCAGCGTCACCTGGAAGCCGAACTCTCGCGCGGCGCCCTAGGGGTGGGCCTCGGTCTCCAGTACCTGCCCGGAGCGGGGCGTCCCGAGATATTCCGCATGTTCCAGACCGCAGCGGAGCACGGTGTGACCGTTTTCGTTCATGTGAGATATTCGGGGGTGCTGGAGCCCACGAGCGCCATCGCAGCCGTGCAGGAGATGGTCGGCAACGCGGCCGGTACGGGGGCCTCGGTGCATGTCGTCCACATCGGCTCGACCGGGCTCTCGCAAATGGGACCCGTCCTCGAAATGATCGCCGGTGCGCAGGAGGTCGGGGTGGACGTGACGACCGAGATTTACCCTTATACCGCGGCGTCGACCAGCATCGGCTCCGCCATCTTCGACCCGGGCTGGCGGCAGCGGCTCGGCGCGAACTACGGCGACATCGAGTGGGTCGCGACCGGCGAACGGCTGGATGCGGGGAGCTTCGCCCGCCGAAGGAGCCAGGGCGGGATCGTCATCGCCCACATCATCCCCGAGGAGGCCATGCTCCAGGCTCTGGTACACCCCATCGTCATGGTGGCGAGCGACGGCGTGGCCTTCGTGAACGGTCGCGCCCATCCACGCGGGGCCGGAACCTTCGCCCGGGTGCTGGGCCGCTACTCCAGAGACGAGGGCCGACTCGGGCTGATGGAGGCGCTGCGCAAGATGACGCTCATGCCCGCGCGGCGTCTCGAGGCGATGGTGCCGGAGATGGCCGCCAAGGGAAGGGTCTCGCCGGGCGCCGATGCCGACCTGACCGTCTTCGACCCCGAAACGGTGCTGGATCGGGCGACCTTCGTCGACCCGGATCAGCCCTCCACCGGGATCCCGCACGTTCTCGTGGGCGGCGTCTTCGTGGTCCGCGACGGAGAGCTCGTCGACTTTGCCGAAGGAACCGCCCCCGGTAGAGCGATCCGGAGGACCCGCAAGTGA
- a CDS encoding ribonuclease HII, with protein sequence MPVVGIDEVGRGPLAGPVVASAVVLSDGEPVEGVADSKRLAPAEREECYRRIVEWAEVVGTGAASAEEIDRRNILNATALAMKRALARVPVGQPRHVVVDGLPMKRLRLPHDAVVKGDALVHSISCASVVAKVTRDRLMRRLARRYPGYGWSRNMGYGTREHRAALLELGPTPHHRRSFLRNQLRLKI encoded by the coding sequence ATCCCTGTCGTCGGTATCGACGAAGTCGGTCGCGGACCCTTGGCCGGACCCGTCGTGGCCAGCGCCGTAGTCCTGTCGGATGGAGAGCCCGTCGAAGGAGTGGCCGACTCGAAACGGCTTGCTCCAGCGGAGCGGGAGGAGTGCTACCGCCGCATCGTGGAATGGGCGGAAGTCGTTGGGACCGGAGCGGCGTCCGCCGAGGAGATAGATCGTCGCAACATTCTCAACGCCACCGCTCTCGCCATGAAGCGGGCGCTCGCACGGGTTCCGGTGGGGCAACCCCGCCACGTGGTCGTGGACGGCCTTCCCATGAAGCGCTTAAGGCTTCCGCACGATGCGGTCGTCAAGGGTGACGCTCTCGTGCACTCGATCTCCTGCGCCTCCGTCGTGGCCAAGGTGACGCGCGATCGGCTGATGAGGCGTCTTGCCCGGAGGTACCCCGGCTACGGATGGTCGCGCAACATGGGATACGGCACCCGGGAGCACCGAGCGGCCCTGCTGGAGTTGGGACCGACCCCGCATCATCGCCGAAGCTTCCTTCGCAACCAGCTCCGCTTGAAAATCTGA
- a CDS encoding adenylosuccinate synthase translates to MGPCVVVVGGQWGDEGKGKIVDVLAEDAAVVARYQGGANAGHTVQVDDAEFILHQIPSGVLHPDTRCLLGNGVVLDPVEFLKEYDGVVGRGIDLSERVGVSRRAHLLLPYHRALDHASEESASTPIGTTGRGIGPAYEDKAGRRGVRLADLANPSRLRERVGMALERAVGRIARSGVDVSGLRRRLEEETEAALALTPRLLELATDVGPEITSTLDAGGRVLLEGAQGTALDLDHGTYPFVTSSSTTAGGATTGAGIGPTSITDVVGIVKAYTSRVGEGPLPSAFDPEMDERVRKLGGEWGATTGRPRRCGWFDSVITRHSAQVNGLTGLAVTKLDVLDTLSQLRIVTAYRMATGEVVDSFPADTWALGTVEPVFETLPGWQAPTSGARRLDELPTRARAYLRRLEELTGAPVRMVSVGARRSQIIYVE, encoded by the coding sequence ATCGGTCCCTGCGTGGTGGTCGTGGGCGGGCAGTGGGGCGACGAAGGCAAGGGCAAGATCGTGGACGTGCTTGCCGAGGACGCCGCCGTCGTCGCTCGCTACCAGGGCGGCGCCAACGCTGGCCACACCGTCCAAGTCGATGACGCCGAGTTCATACTGCATCAGATTCCGTCGGGCGTTCTCCATCCCGACACCCGCTGCCTGTTGGGAAACGGAGTCGTCCTGGATCCGGTCGAGTTCCTGAAGGAGTACGACGGGGTGGTCGGACGGGGCATAGACCTGTCCGAGAGGGTCGGGGTCAGCAGACGAGCCCACCTTCTGCTTCCTTACCACCGAGCTCTAGACCACGCTTCCGAGGAGTCGGCGAGCACGCCCATAGGCACGACCGGCCGGGGGATCGGCCCGGCCTACGAGGACAAGGCGGGACGTCGCGGCGTTCGCTTGGCCGACCTCGCCAACCCCTCGCGGCTGCGCGAGCGGGTGGGAATGGCGCTCGAACGCGCTGTCGGCAGAATCGCTCGTTCAGGCGTCGACGTGTCCGGCCTTCGCCGCCGGTTGGAGGAAGAGACCGAGGCCGCTCTCGCGCTGACGCCGCGCCTGCTGGAGCTTGCCACCGACGTAGGGCCGGAGATCACGTCCACGCTCGATGCGGGCGGGCGGGTTCTGCTCGAAGGGGCTCAGGGCACCGCGCTCGACCTCGATCACGGCACCTACCCGTTCGTCACCTCGTCCAGCACGACGGCCGGCGGAGCCACCACCGGCGCCGGCATCGGTCCCACCTCGATCACCGACGTGGTCGGGATCGTCAAGGCTTACACGAGCCGGGTGGGCGAGGGCCCGCTCCCGTCCGCCTTCGATCCCGAGATGGACGAACGGGTGCGGAAGCTGGGAGGCGAGTGGGGAGCGACCACCGGACGCCCCCGGCGTTGCGGCTGGTTCGACTCGGTCATCACCCGACATTCGGCGCAGGTCAATGGTCTTACCGGCCTGGCGGTCACCAAGCTGGACGTGCTCGACACCTTGAGCCAGCTCCGGATCGTGACCGCCTACCGCATGGCGACCGGCGAGGTCGTCGATAGCTTTCCCGCAGACACCTGGGCGCTCGGTACCGTGGAGCCGGTGTTCGAGACCCTCCCGGGCTGGCAGGCGCCCACGAGCGGGGCGAGACGGCTGGACGAACTGCCTACCCGCGCCCGCGCATATCTGCGCCGGCTGGAAGAGCTTACCGGCGCGCCGGTGCGGATGGTGTCGGTGGGAGCTCGCAGGTCGCAGATCATTTACGTGGAGTAG
- a CDS encoding pyridoxamine 5'-phosphate oxidase family protein → MSLPDHAGRDDARSALRRRDRGKDDRWVAAFLHEAPYGFLATTDADGQPFLNSNLFVFDEARRAIYLHTHRTGRTRRNLEATGMRVSFGAVAMGRLLPADEALEFSVEYAGVVAFGKGSVVCETEEARHGLQLLLDKYAPHLRPGRDYRAITEGELRRTAVFRIDIESWSGKQKEVEADFPGAFSLPALEVPFGPEASG, encoded by the coding sequence GTGAGCCTGCCCGACCACGCGGGCAGGGACGACGCCCGCTCCGCCCTCCGCCGTCGCGACCGGGGCAAGGACGACCGCTGGGTGGCCGCCTTCCTGCACGAAGCTCCCTACGGTTTTCTGGCGACCACCGACGCCGACGGCCAGCCCTTTCTCAACTCGAACCTCTTCGTTTTCGACGAGGCCCGGCGGGCCATCTATCTTCACACGCATCGCACCGGTCGTACCCGACGGAACCTCGAGGCGACAGGTATGCGGGTCTCGTTCGGCGCCGTGGCGATGGGGAGACTCCTGCCGGCGGACGAGGCCTTGGAGTTCTCGGTCGAGTATGCCGGGGTGGTCGCCTTCGGGAAGGGCAGCGTCGTGTGCGAAACCGAAGAGGCGCGCCATGGTCTCCAGCTCCTGCTCGACAAGTACGCCCCTCACCTGAGGCCCGGTCGGGACTACAGAGCCATAACCGAGGGCGAACTCAGGCGGACGGCGGTCTTCCGCATCGACATCGAGAGCTGGAGCGGCAAACAGAAGGAGGTGGAGGCCGACTTTCCGGGCGCGTTCTCGTTGCCGGCCTTGGAGGTGCCGTTCGGGCCGGAAGCATCAGGCTAG